A segment of the Magnetococcales bacterium genome:
CTGACGTTCAGGAAGGGTTGGAAAAATCCAAATCCCAGGTAGCCCGGCAAATTTTCGCTGAAAAAAGACGCTTCAACACCATCAAAGGCAGCTTTGACAACTTCGACAACCAAGGGCGCGCCCGCCAGGGACGCCTACTACGCAAAAAAGCCTGACCACCCGCGCTTTACCCGCCGCAACTGACAATTTCCTGACATTCCAAAGCCAACAAACCGATACCTCTGCTCATTTTATTATAGGCATTCGAATCAAGAAGTTGGACATATGCCGTTGCACTTTTGCCGTCATTCCCGCGAATGCGGGAATCCAGGGCCTCTGACTTTGAAATTGACACCACCGGTTCCGTCATTCCCGCGAATGCGGGAATCCAGGGGGTCTGGCGCGAACCTTTCCAAATCTTGCATCACTTTCAGCAAAATACCGGCCTTTCTTGAAGATTTGGTTTTTCCTTGAGGGCAATCATCAGCTCCCTGGGTCCCCGCCTTCGCGGGGATGACGAGTCAGGGAAGAGTGTCCAATTTTGAGATAGAACTGCTATAGAAGCATGGGTGCTTGTCCTGACCAAAATCATCCCTCACGCCATTTATCCATGCGACGGCGATCCCGTTTGGTGGGGCGACCACCCTGAAAGTCCGGTGCCACAGGCTGGTTTTTAATCTGAATAGCCAAAATCTCCCGGGCTTCGCGGCTGGCCTTGGTCTCCTTATAGAGCTTGGCCGCCTCCTTGCCGGAACCCCGACGGCTGGAGAGTTCCACCACTTCCACCAGGTAAGTGTAGGGAGCTTTGCGAATTTCCAACCGATCCCCAACCTTAAGCTGTCGCCCCGGTTTAGCCCGAACCCGACCCAAATTCACCTTGCCCCCTTTGATCGCCTCTGCAGCCAAAGATCGGGTTTTGAAAAAACGAGCCGCCCAAAGCCATTTATCGAGACGGGGGAACTCATCGTCTTTTTTGCTCTCTTTCCGGGCCATCTGTTTCTCCCTTCCACGATCCTTGTTGATACGAGGTCAAGTTC
Coding sequences within it:
- a CDS encoding RNA-binding S4 domain-containing protein translates to MARKESKKDDEFPRLDKWLWAARFFKTRSLAAEAIKGGKVNLGRVRAKPGRQLKVGDRLEIRKAPYTYLVEVVELSSRRGSGKEAAKLYKETKASREAREILAIQIKNQPVAPDFQGGRPTKRDRRRMDKWREG